A genomic stretch from Thermoanaerobaculia bacterium includes:
- a CDS encoding antibiotic biosynthesis monooxygenase, whose protein sequence is MVGRIWEFAVDPARAAEFERFAGEWALPMVSGRMGCSAVHVLRDADGRYVWVTLWLSRKALLVAAASPEWEEAQRRFSAFGVAFDLDHGRAFESIASFRSGGGG, encoded by the coding sequence ATGGTCGGCCGGATCTGGGAATTCGCGGTCGATCCGGCGCGCGCGGCGGAGTTCGAGAGGTTCGCGGGGGAATGGGCGCTCCCGATGGTGAGCGGCCGGATGGGGTGCTCGGCGGTGCACGTGCTCCGGGACGCGGACGGCCGGTACGTCTGGGTCACACTCTGGCTCTCGCGCAAGGCGCTTCTCGTGGCGGCCGCCTCACCCGAATGGGAAGAGGCGCAGAGGCGGTTCTCGGCGTTCGGCGTCGCCTTCGACCTCGATCACGGACGGGCCTTCGAGTCGATCGCCTCCTTTCGCTCGGGGGGAGGCGGCTGA
- a CDS encoding AAA-associated domain-containing protein — protein sequence MKEREEPPAIPFDIEPVPVCGISRVLGLLETLDDRGGREPIGRLTRDLHIEFGELLSVVKAAEMLGLVDTPGTDVVLQPAGKRTMELPMNEKKRTIREKIRKLPLFDAIETLLRRQEEQRLPKDVLLEELAVWLPDENPETMFKTIVNWGRYAELFAYDADEELLSIDAGE from the coding sequence ATGAAGGAAAGAGAAGAACCTCCCGCCATTCCCTTCGACATCGAGCCGGTGCCCGTGTGCGGCATCTCGCGAGTGCTCGGACTGCTGGAAACGCTCGACGACCGCGGAGGGCGCGAGCCGATCGGCCGGCTGACGCGCGACCTGCACATCGAGTTCGGCGAGCTCCTGTCCGTCGTGAAGGCGGCGGAAATGCTCGGGCTCGTCGACACGCCGGGCACCGACGTCGTGCTCCAGCCCGCCGGGAAGCGGACGATGGAGCTTCCGATGAACGAGAAGAAGAGGACGATCCGCGAGAAAATCCGGAAGCTGCCCCTCTTCGACGCGATCGAGACGCTCCTGCGCCGTCAGGAGGAGCAGCGGCTGCCGAAAGACGTCCTGCTCGAGGAGCTCGCCGTGTGGCTCCCCGACGAGAATCCCGAGACGATGTTCAAGACGATCGTGAACTGGGGCCGGTACGCGGAGCTGTTCGCGTACGACGCCGACGAGGAGCTCCTCTCGATCGACGCGGGCGAATAG